One Thauera sp. K11 DNA window includes the following coding sequences:
- a CDS encoding cytochrome D1 domain-containing protein, which translates to MVAIFAVQAFAAEGGARADAAALYLQHCASCHSPDRLGGMGPALLPDNLARLRKAEAVQVIGGGRAATQMPAFGGQLSRDEIAALAELIYTPVVPAPAWTEADIRASRIQHVDPKTLGDKPVFAADPLNLFLVVEAGDHHVSVLDGDRLEPIFRFQSRYALHGGPKFAGGGRYVFFGSRDGWVTKFDMWNLKVVAEIRAGINTRNVAVSPDGKHVAVANYLPNTLVLLDGDLNLVKSIEALDRDGKRSSRVSAVYDATPRQSFIAALKDVPEVWEISYTKAVEDIPVGFVHDFKQREGSFIPGYLNPRRTVLDEVLDDFFFTPDYSELMGASREGVGQVVNLDVRKKVANLPLDGMPHLGSGITWDWTGPDGKPRTVMASTNLKSGEVTVIDMASWEVIRRIPTRGPGFFLRSHSNSAYAFVDSMMSKDAKHILQVIDKRTLEVVKEIAGEPGKTLAHIEFTRDGRYALASLWENDGAVIVYDAQSLKEVKRLPMSKPVGKYNVWNKISRDEGTSH; encoded by the coding sequence ATGGTCGCGATCTTCGCCGTGCAGGCGTTCGCCGCCGAGGGCGGCGCGCGCGCCGATGCGGCGGCGCTCTACCTGCAGCACTGCGCGAGCTGCCATTCCCCCGACCGGCTCGGCGGCATGGGGCCGGCGCTGCTGCCGGACAACCTGGCGCGGCTGCGCAAGGCCGAGGCCGTGCAGGTGATCGGGGGCGGGCGCGCGGCGACGCAGATGCCGGCCTTCGGCGGGCAGCTTTCCAGGGACGAGATCGCGGCGCTCGCCGAACTGATCTACACGCCGGTGGTGCCCGCGCCGGCATGGACCGAGGCGGACATCCGCGCCTCGCGCATCCAGCACGTAGACCCGAAGACGCTGGGCGACAAGCCGGTGTTCGCCGCCGATCCGCTCAATCTCTTCCTGGTGGTGGAGGCGGGCGACCACCACGTCAGCGTGCTCGACGGCGACCGGCTGGAGCCCATCTTCCGCTTCCAGTCGCGCTACGCGCTGCACGGCGGGCCGAAGTTCGCCGGCGGCGGGCGCTACGTGTTCTTCGGTTCGCGCGACGGCTGGGTCACCAAGTTCGACATGTGGAACCTGAAGGTGGTGGCCGAGATCCGCGCCGGCATCAACACCCGCAACGTCGCCGTGTCGCCCGACGGCAAGCACGTGGCGGTGGCGAACTACCTGCCGAACACGCTGGTGCTGCTCGACGGCGACCTCAACCTGGTGAAGTCGATCGAGGCGCTCGACCGCGACGGCAAGCGCAGTTCGCGCGTGTCCGCGGTGTACGACGCCACGCCGCGCCAGTCCTTCATCGCCGCGCTGAAGGACGTGCCCGAGGTGTGGGAGATCAGCTACACGAAGGCGGTCGAGGACATTCCCGTCGGCTTCGTCCACGACTTCAAGCAGCGCGAGGGCAGCTTCATCCCCGGCTACCTGAACCCGCGCCGCACGGTCCTCGACGAGGTGCTGGACGACTTCTTCTTCACCCCGGACTATTCCGAACTGATGGGCGCCTCGCGCGAGGGCGTGGGCCAGGTGGTGAACCTGGACGTGCGCAAGAAGGTGGCGAACCTGCCGCTGGACGGCATGCCGCACCTGGGTTCGGGCATCACCTGGGACTGGACCGGGCCGGACGGCAAGCCGCGCACGGTGATGGCGAGCACCAACCTGAAGTCGGGCGAAGTCACCGTGATCGACATGGCGAGCTGGGAGGTGATCCGGCGCATCCCGACGCGCGGCCCGGGCTTCTTCCTGCGCAGCCACTCCAACAGCGCCTACGCCTTCGTCGATTCGATGATGAGCAAGGACGCCAAGCACATCCTGCAGGTCATCGACAAGCGCACGCTGGAAGTGGTGAAGGAGATCGCCGGCGAGCCGGGCAAGACGCTCGCCCACATCGAATTCACCCGCGACGGCCGCTACGCGCTCGCCAGCCTGTGGGAGAACGACGGCGCGGTCATCGTCTACGACGCGCAGAGCCTGAAGGAGGTCAAGCGCCTGCCGATGAGCAAGCCCGTCGGCAAGTACAACGTGTGGAACAAGATCAGCCGCGACGAAGGCACCAGCCACTGA